A region of the Diorhabda sublineata isolate icDioSubl1.1 chromosome Y, icDioSubl1.1, whole genome shotgun sequence genome:
tattattttttagtatatgtgtgaaataagctactttctcAGGAAAAAATGAGTatgcaatctatcattttcatatgtggtcataggaaaatatattttactatattGTAAATACactatcatcattttttttataacttcggAGAAAGCATGCTCGTTGACTAGCAATATTTGTTAGTACTATTAATTAAGTATTATTACTCCatgaaactaaaattaaaaacatgacAAGACTCAAAActgaatttgaatgaataacctaataaaattatgaattattctaTACTTGATATTATATATTCCATACTTGACTATCGAGCCATAATCCTCTGGTATTGGAACATTCTTATTTACTGAGTTTGAGGCTGTTTAACcatttaatgtatatatttaaattatgttgaGTGCGCTACTGAACTTGGCACATGCGCCTACCTAGAGTAACCGGGCTTGCGCCGAAAAAGACAAACATAATATCATCAAGGAGCCACGAGGCCAACAGCGCTTTTTGCTCAGGCTCACAAAGCATTTTGTAcaataaagtgaaaatcgaaACAAATCGTTTTATTGTGTGCTTCTCACATTGTATACAGTCCactttaaaacattttcaatcaagatATCCAACcattttggtccttcgagccggatttaGTGTAAAAGCAGCGGCAACAGTTCACGCTGATTCAACAATTCAAGACAGTACTTACAACAATCAGACAATCACAGGCTGAAAAGTGTAGTGCAAATCATTTATTCTTCCAAACCGTAAGTTTGTTCCATTTTATCATCTGCATGCATAGGGATTTCAAATCgttaaaatcgatattatttcaTTCTGAATCTCTATAAGTATTTTACTGCAAACTAGTTCATTTCATTTAGCCGGTTCTCACAAAACATCACAATGTTAGCAGGAGAAAATGAAGTAAATGTGTCAAAAGTAGATCAATCGAAATCGGACAAATCCGATATTTTGCTAGAGTTAAAAGAGCAACGTGATGTAGTTATCGAAAAGCTGAGTaggtttataaatttcattaaacgAGCCAACGAATCCGatttattagaattagaatCACGTCTAGACCACGTATCGAGTATTTTCAACCATTTCGAACAAGTTCAGTCACGAATAGAATCGCTAGAAAAGTGTACAACTAATTCAGAATATCGTGAAACATTCGAAAACAGCTTCTTCAAAGCACAAGCCAGcgctaaaaataaaattgtagagTTTCACAGCAACATACAAGCCAGAATAACAGCTAGTCATAATGTAGCTagtcaaaataatttgttcaacAATAGTGTTActgtaaattcaaaaattacacTGCCACCAATTGACTTACCTATCTTTGATGGCGATAAAAAAAATgggtatttttcattcaaagatTTCAGGCATTAGTTGACCAGAATCAGCGGTTATCTCAAGTAAAAAAGTTGTATTATTTACAGGGCCGACTTAGGGGTgaggaagaaaaattaattcagcAACTTGAGTTGACAGATGAGAATTATTTAGTAGCTTTACGTATATTGCGAGAacgatttgaaaacaaaaaaattattatagacaAACATGTAGAAGAATTATTTAACATGCCAGTAATTACTAAGGAATCACCTccgtttttaagaaatttaattgACACATTCAAACAACTAATTACTTCACTAAAAGCTCTAGGTGAACCAACTGATTCGTGGGATCGCCTATTAATtcaactattaaaaattaaactagacGCACGCACTAGGGAACGTTGGCATGaacatttacatttacaaaataaaagagAACCTCCACCATTGTCAGAATTTCTCGACTTTTTAGTAAATCGTTGTGAATATTTAGAAAGCaaagaaaaaactgataatCAGCAAACCATGTTAAAATCTAACTATTATAATCACACgcacaaaaatgcaaataacagtatacaaaatataaaaaattccttAAGTTACCAAGTTCAACGCGACAAAACGAGgtaattaaactaaaattatgcTTTAATTGTCTCAGAGGTGATCATAGGTCAGATTCTTGCACTCGTGGAACCTGCAAGGTTTGTCAAAAGAAACATAACACACTAATTCATCGAGACAATATTCAACATCATGATACACAAAACCAACTAGCTAAACATGACAACATTCAAACACAAAATCACAGCAATCCTTCATTAGCCACAAACACACATTTggcaattgaaaataaacaaaacacaGCCGCACCTCGAGAAACTATCCAACTCTCATCAATCACACatcatctaaataataaaaaacaaaatgttcttCTTAGTACAGCGGCTGTATTCCTCAAAGACAAATCAGGCAATTTAACCAAAGCACGTGCATTGTTAGACTCGGGTTCTCAATCAAATCTAATAACCTCTGACCTTGCGCGAAAATTAAATATCGGTACCAAAATAAACTTACCAGTGATCGGTGTTAATCAGGTTACTACTAATATCACAGagcaattaaatattgatataatttcaaGAGAAAACAATTCTTTTCAACAAAATGCtacatttttagttataaacCAAATAGCGGGTAATATTCCAAACTTCAAAATCGATTGTCAACATTTAAATATACCGAAACACATTACTCTTGCGGATCCTGAATTCGATAAATCCGCCAAACTGGATATTCTCTTAGGCGCAGATGTCTTTTGGGATATTTTAGCGGATGGGCAATTTAAGCTCGGCGACGGTAAACCGATACTTCAGAAAACATTATTTGGATGGGTCATATCGGGACccatatatcaaaattgttcaattcaaaataacagTAGTATTACCATATCATGTAATTTAATCACAACTACGCTTGAAAACGcaattgagaaattttggaaaatcgaGGAATACCAAGACGATAACAAAACCAAACGGACGATCGAAGAAAAACAATGCGAAGAACATTTCCTAAAAACAATTCAGCGGACCGAAACTGGCAGATTTCGTGCAACGTTGCCAGTTCGCGAAGGTGTAGGCGATTTGGGGAATTCGAAGATGAATGCGATTAAAAGGTTTCACAAATTAGAAAGTAAACTGATCAATGACACAGTCATACGTCAACAATATTCGGAGTTCATGAGGGAATATGACAAACTCGGGCACATGACCAAGGTGCCGACGTGGGCAACGGAAGTGGATGGAAAGGGAGTTTTTTACCTACCACATCATGGTGTCGTGAAGGATAGGCAACCACTAAACTACGAGTGGTGGTGCATCCGCCAAAACAGGAAACGGTATTTCATTGAATGATACGCTCATGGTGGGTCCTTTAATACAGGAAGATCTTTTTGCTATCATCATTCGTTTTTCACAACACAATGTAGCAATGGTAGCGGACATAGAGAAGATGTACCGGCAGGTGGAAATTGTAGAAGAGCAGTGTGATTTACAGCGAATTATGTGGCGTTCTGATCCAAACCTGCCTCTAGAAGTCTACACATTAAACACCGTAACATACGGCACAGCTCCAGCTTCATTCATTGCTATACGATGCTTGCACCAACTCGCTTTAGAAAACAGTAAAAAGTACCCAGTAGCATCACAAGTAATAACTCGCGATTTTTATGTTGATGACATCACTGGTACAGACACCATTGAAAATGCACAAATTTTGAGGCAAAACATCACCAACATTTTAGAAAGTGGATCCTTTCCTCTTCGGAAGTGGAATACTAACAAACCGAACATTTTCAACGATATTAACAACATTTCAGATCTACCAGATCATTATCTATCAACCGATGACCAATCAAAAGCTTTAGGGCTTGTCTGGAACTCTCAATCAGACACGCTACATATCAGCACAGATTcaatacaaattgaaaataacaatttcacaAAACGCGGAATACTCTCCGTAATTGCTCAGTTATTCGATTCATTGGGCTTGGTCGGTCCAGTAATTGTTAAAGCCAAAGTTATCATGCAAAAACTTTGGCAGCACAAAGTAGATTGAGATCAAATTGCTCCTTCACCaataatttcagagtttattcatTTACAAAAGGAATTACCTATTTTGGCTACAATTAAAATTCCTAGACAAATAACAGTTCCCAAAGCCAATGTTATTGAAATTCACACTTTCAGCGATGCATCTACTATCGCGTATGGTGCGTGTTCATACCTACGAACTGTAGATAACTCCGGACAATGCTCTGTACGTTTAATTTGTGCTAAATCAAGAGTATCACCTTTAAAGGTTGTCACGTTGCCACGCTTGGAGCTAAACGCAGCTTTATTAGCAACGAATCTGACAGCTAAGCTCATGGAGGCTTTTACTTGTCGTATatctaacattttttattataccgATTCGACCATCGTTTTATCGTGGTTAAATACGGAACCCGcacttttaaaaacatttgtagCAAACCGCGTAGCGGACATGCAAAGAAAATCCAAAATCGAAAATTGGCAACATGTAAAATCCGAACAAAACGCGGCTGACATCATCTCGAGGGGATCACTACCCAGTCAGCTGCTGGAATGCGACATGTGGTGGAACGGGCCATTCTTTCTAAGCAATACTAATCAACCGGTCacgaataataattttttaccacTCAATGAATTACCAGAGGTAAAAAATTCCGCGTTAACACACAATGTAATTATAGCTGATAGTACGATATTCGAGAGATATTCTAATTTCGACAAATTAAACAGAGTCATAGCGTGGATTTTACGATTTAAAGGTAACACATTACGTGCAAAACATGATAGAATATACGGTACAAAACTCACAGTGCACGAATTAAAACTGACAAAACAAAGTATTATAAGGGCAACGCAATCAGTGTATTTTGCggaagaaataaaatgtttaattaaaaataaactgctAAACGTTCATTCAAAATTGTTAACTTTAAACCCATTTATGGCGGTTAGGGGGGAGAATTGtcaattcaaacttttcatttgataaaaaattcccTTACGTCCTACCTCATAATGGTCACGTCACGCGCCTCCTAATCGAAAGAGAGCATACATTATTATTACACGCTGGTGCTCAAGCAACTTTGGCCTCTTTCAGAAACAACTTTTGGCCATTGCGGGGTAAACAAattgtcaaaaagattttgcATCAATGTATAACTTGCTTTCGAGTAAAGCCTCGCtcttacaatgaaaaaatgggaAACGCTTCGCACAAGCTAGACCGTTTTTAAGCAGTGGCGTCGATTACGCGGGGCCATTTTCGGTCAAGGAAGTTAAGCacagaaatagaaaatgtataaaggcatatttgtgtatttttatttgcatGACTACCGAGGCTGTGCATTT
Encoded here:
- the LOC130451944 gene encoding uncharacterized protein LOC130451944; protein product: MLAGENEVNVSKVDQSKSDKSDILLELKEQRDVVIEKLSRFINFIKRANESDLLELESRLDHVSSIFNHFEQVQSRIESLEKCTTNSEYRETFENSFFKAQASAKNKIVEFHSNIQARITASHNVASQNNLFNNSVTGRLRGEEEKLIQQLELTDENYLVALRILRERFENKKIIIDKHVEELFNMPVITKESPPFLRNLIDTFKQLITSLKALGEPTDSWDRLLIQLLKIKLDARTRERWHEHLHLQNKREPPPLSEFLDFLVNRCEYLESKEKTDNQQTMLKSNYYNHTHKNANNSIQNIKNSLSYQVQRDKTRSDSCTRGTCKVCQKKHNTLIHRDNIQHHDTQNQLAKHDNIQTQNHSNPSLATNTHLAIENKQNTAAPRETIQLSSITHHLNNKKQNVLLSTAAVFLKDKSGNLTKARALLDSGSQSNLITSDLARKLNIGTKINLPVIGVNQVTTNITEQLNIDIISRENNSFQQNATFLVINQIAGNIPNFKIDCQHLNIPKHITLADPEFDKSAKLDILLGADVFWDILADGQFKLGDGKPILQKTLFGWVISGPIYQNCSIQNNSSITISCNLITTTLENAIEKFWKIEEYQDDNKTKRTIEEKQCEEHFLKTIQRTETGRFRATLPVREGVGDLGNSKMNAIKRFHKLESKLINDTVIRQQYSEFMREYDKLGHMTKVPTWATEVDGKGVFYLPHHGVVKDRQPLNYEWWCIRQNRKRYFIE
- the LOC130451945 gene encoding uncharacterized protein LOC130451945; the encoded protein is MVADIEKMYRQVEIVEEQCDLQRIMWRSDPNLPLEVYTLNTVTYGTAPASFIAIRCLHQLALENSKKYPVASQVITRDFYVDDITGTDTIENAQILRQNITNILESGSFPLRKWNTNKPNIFNDINNISDLPDHYLSTDDQSKALGLVWNSQSDTLHISTDSIQIENNNFTKRGILSVIAQLFDSLGLVGPVIVKAKVIMQKLWQHKELPILATIKIPRQITVPKANVIEIHTFSDASTIAYGACSYLRTVDNSGQCSVRLICAKSRVSPLKVVTLPRLELNAALLATNLTAKLMEAFTCRISNIFYYTDSTIVLSWLNTEPALLKTFVANRVADMQRKSKIENWQHVKSEQNAADIISRGSLPSQLLECDMWWNGPFFLSNTNQPVTNNNFLPLNELPEVKNSALTHNVIIADSTIFERYSNFDKLNRVIAWILRFKGNTLRAKHDRIYGTKLTVHELKLTKQSIIRATQSVYFAEEIKCLIKNKLLNVHSKLLTLNPFMAVRGENCQFKLFI